The Benincasa hispida cultivar B227 chromosome 11, ASM972705v1, whole genome shotgun sequence genome has a segment encoding these proteins:
- the LOC120090219 gene encoding uncharacterized protein LOC120090219 encodes MTGKGGRSLKSPWVSISKTWLKVEILATFKLGNGSRIAFWLDTWEGHSPFNILFSSLFRITTLPNGSVADHWDNNIASWSITFRRSLKDEEVSAFQDLLRKIVSRSPSLSFDKRVWSISNNSQYTVKSLKNHLTPFSPLEKPIFSTIWKTKSPRRVNILIWIMLFGQLNVAEVLQKKQPTPSLSPTVCPFCLHHSEVSLHLFFTCPYSSWCWNKLLCFFNLPLTLCNDFKSNVFQLLARPTSHKSTRLLWCNAVKALLADLWFERNQRIFYNKATSCQDRLEAARRQASSWCLLSDPFRAYSLSDFNLNWEAFISTPPNGQH; translated from the coding sequence ATGACAGGGAAAGGAGGTAGAAGCCTGAAAAGTCCATGGGTCAGCATCTCAAAAACATGGCTGAAGGTAGAAATCTTGGCCACTTTCAAACTTGGTAATGGCAGTCGTATTGCTTTCTGGTTAGACACTTGGGAAGGACATTCCCCATTCAATATCCTTTTTTCTAGCTTATTCAGAATCACCACGCTACCTAATGGCTCAGTTGCCGATCATTGGGACAATAACATAGCTTCGTGGTCCATTACTTTTCGAAGATCGCTTAAAGATGAAGAAGTGTCGGCCTTCCAAGACTTGTTGAGGAAAATTGTAAGTAGAAGCCCTTCTCTCTCTTTTGATAAAAGAGTGTGGTCCATCTCAAACAATAGCCAATACACCGTTAAATCCCTCAAAAACCACCTTACACCATTCTCTCCTTTGGAAAAGCCCATCTTCTCGACTATTTGGAAAACAAAAAGCCCAAGAAGAGTCAACATCCTCATTTGGATTATGCTTTTCGGTCAGCTGAATGTAGCCGAAGTCCTTCAAAAGAAGCAACCAACACCCTCCCTTTCCCCCACAGTATGCCCATTCTGCCTACATCACAGTGAGGTCTCGCTTCACCTTTTCTTTACATGCCCTTACTCAAGTTGGTGCTGGAATAAGCTGCTGTGTTTTTTCAATCTTCCATTGACCTTGTGCAATGATTTCAAAAGTAATGTGTTTCAGCTCCTTGCCAGACCCACCTCCCACAAATCTACCCGTTTGTTATGGTGCAATGCTGTAAAAGCCTTATTGGCAGACCTCTGGTTTGAAAGGAACCAAAGAATTTTCTATAACAAAGCCACCAGTTGCCAAGATCGCCTTGAAGCCGCCCGTCGTCAAGCCTCCTCCTGGTGCCTCCTCTCCGACCCTTTTCGTGCCTACAGCCTTTCAGACTTCAACCTCAATTGGGAGGCCTTTATCTCAACCCCTCCCAACGGACAGCACTAA